Part of the Nostoc sp. ATCC 53789 genome, TATCTGTGCTTGGGTGGCTCCGTCTCCAGCATCTTTCTTCGCTTGCAGTAAAGTTTGATCGACAATTCCCTGATATTCTGGCATTTGCGCCGCAGCAGTAATCAGAGAAGGATTGGTGGTGGCATCTTGGGGTTTGAACTTTTCAATTGCCTGGATATCCCCCGTATCCGCGACCACAACAGTCACTTCTCGCAATTGTTCTAGTAAATTCTTAGACATAAAAGACTCCGTGATGTTTGTTTAGGATTTACTTATTCCCTAGCGAGTGCTGAGTGCTGAGTTAGGAGTAGAAACGCGATTAATCGCGTCTGTACAAGAGTTATTATTCTCTTCCTTATCTTCCCAGTCACCAGTCCCCAGTCCTTAGTTCCTTCAATTCTGATTCTGGCAATTTTTCGGAATCATTGCCCAATTTTGCTTACTATCTTGAGCCACAGCCCTATTCTAAGTGGCTTATGCCGATATTGGCTGTCCAATGGAATGCACTTTGATTAAACTAGTTGTGCCCGATTTACCAATTGGAACGCCAGAGGTAATCACTACTTTATCGCCCTTATTCGCTAGACCCATATCTACAACTGTGTTCACCACATTGGTAAACATCTCTTCAGCATGGTGAACTGGTGGGATCAGCAAAGCTTCCACACCCCAAGAAAGCGCTAGTTGGCGATAAGCGGTGATGTCGGAGGTGAGGGCAATAATGGGAGAAGTCGGCCGATATTTAGACACCATTCTCGCTGTATTTCCTGATGAAGTGTTACAGAGAATTGCCCGTGAACCTGTTTCATAAGCGATGCGACACACGGATTCTGCTACAGATTCAGTAACGCTGAGACTACCTGCTTCATGACACCAGGCGTGTTTGCTACCCTCATCTAGAGCCTGTTCTGTCCGCACGGCGATATTGTGCATCATCTGGACGGCGGCGATGGGATATTGTCCAACAGCTGTTTCACCAGAAAGCATGACTGCATCCGTACCATCTAAGATGGAGTTGGCAACATCAGTTGCTTCGGCGCGGGTGGGGTCGGGGGCGCTAATCATCGACTCTAGCATTTGGGTGGCTGTAATCACCGGTTTGCCAGCACGATTGCAACGGCGAATAATATCTTTTTGAATGAGGGGTACTTCGTGAATTGGCACTTCCACCCCTAAATCGCCACGGGCAATCATAATTGCGTCGGCAACTTTCAGAATGGAATCAAAGTTTTCTAGTGCTTCTGCTCTTTCGATTTTGGCAATTAAGCGAATGGAAGCACCAGCCGCTTCAATCATGCGCTTGGCGGGTTCTAAGTCTTGTGGCGATTGGACGAAGGACACCGCTACCCAATCTACACCCAACTGAATCCCAAAGCGTAGATCCAGTAAGTCTTTTTCGGTGATGGAACTAACAGGTAAAGGAGTTTGTGGTAGATTTACTCCTTTATGTGTGGAAATTAACCCGCCAGTTTTCACTTGGGCGCGAATGCGATCGGCATCGCGATCGGTAACAATTAACTTGACGCGACCATCATTAATTAAAATCGGTTCACCTGGTCGCACCATTGCGAACAAAGTCGGTAATGGTAGAGGTATTTCCTCAATGCTCTCACCCTTTTCTTGCAATACAAAGGTGACTTCAGTACCAGCTTCTAAATTTAACCCTTCCGGTGGTAAAGTTCCCAAACGAATCTTGGGGCCACACAGGTCTTGCATAATTGCGATCGGTTTTTGCTGCTCATTACTAATTTGTCTGAGATAGTGAGCAGTTTGAGCATGGAATTCGTAAGCTCCGTGGGAAAAATTCAACCGTGCCACATTCATTCCAGCTTCTACCAAGCCTCGCAGATTTTCGGGTGCAGATGTAGCGGGCCCAACAGTACAAATGATTTTGGTTCGACGCATAGGGATTAGGGGTTGAGGAGTAACCTGCAAATTTGGATAGTTTGTGCGTAGGCGTAGCCCGTCGTAGACATCGCCCAGTCATCCAAATTAACACGTGCTTTATATCACTGTTTTTGTAAATAAAGATACTAAATAATGTTTTACTCCCAGGGTATTTACCATTTGACCCAAATCCCCAAAGTCAAGGGTCAAAAGTCAAAAGCTAATCACCAATGACAAATGACCAATGACAAATAACGAATTAAACCACTGCAACTGTAGAGGCGAGTTTTTCCTTTTGTGACATAGACAACATCAGGTCAATCACGCGATTCGAGTAGCCCCACTCGTTGTCATACCAGGCAATTACCTTGAAGAAGTTAGAATTCAACTCAATTCCAGCACCTGCGTCGAAGATACTAGAATGGGTATCGCCTTGAAAATCTGTGGAAACTACTTCTTCATCTGTGTATCCCAAAATACCCGCTAGCGAACCTGCGGCAGCCTCTTTCATAGCAGCACAGATTTCCTTGTAACTAGTGGCTTTGGCAGTTTTAAAAGTTAAATCAACTACAGAGACATCGGGAGTCGGAACTCGTAATGCCATACCAGTTAATCTACCCTTCAATTCTGGTAAAACCAGTGCTACAGCTTTTGCTGCCCCTGTGGAGGAGGGAATAATATTCTGGCTTGCACCTCGACCACCCCGCCAGTCTTTCTTGCTGGGGCCGTCTACAGTTGGCTGAGTGGCAGTCATGGCGTGGACTGTGGTCATTAACCCTTCAGTCAACCCAAAGTTGTCATTGATGACTTTAGCTATGGGAGCTAGACAGTTTGTA contains:
- the gap gene encoding type I glyceraldehyde-3-phosphate dehydrogenase, with the translated sequence MTKLKVGINGFGRIGRLVLRAGIDNPNIEFVGINDLVPPDNLAYLLKYDSTHGQLKQKVEAKEDGILIDGHFIPCVSVRNPAELPWGKSGADYVVEATGLFTDYEGAANHLKAGAKRVVISAPTKDPDRVTTLLMGVNHHLFDPSKDIIVSNASCTTNCLAPIAKVINDNFGLTEGLMTTVHAMTATQPTVDGPSKKDWRGGRGASQNIIPSSTGAAKAVALVLPELKGRLTGMALRVPTPDVSVVDLTFKTAKATSYKEICAAMKEAAAGSLAGILGYTDEEVVSTDFQGDTHSSIFDAGAGIELNSNFFKVIAWYDNEWGYSNRVIDLMLSMSQKEKLASTVAVV
- the pyk gene encoding pyruvate kinase, which gives rise to MRRTKIICTVGPATSAPENLRGLVEAGMNVARLNFSHGAYEFHAQTAHYLRQISNEQQKPIAIMQDLCGPKIRLGTLPPEGLNLEAGTEVTFVLQEKGESIEEIPLPLPTLFAMVRPGEPILINDGRVKLIVTDRDADRIRAQVKTGGLISTHKGVNLPQTPLPVSSITEKDLLDLRFGIQLGVDWVAVSFVQSPQDLEPAKRMIEAAGASIRLIAKIERAEALENFDSILKVADAIMIARGDLGVEVPIHEVPLIQKDIIRRCNRAGKPVITATQMLESMISAPDPTRAEATDVANSILDGTDAVMLSGETAVGQYPIAAVQMMHNIAVRTEQALDEGSKHAWCHEAGSLSVTESVAESVCRIAYETGSRAILCNTSSGNTARMVSKYRPTSPIIALTSDITAYRQLALSWGVEALLIPPVHHAEEMFTNVVNTVVDMGLANKGDKVVITSGVPIGKSGTTSLIKVHSIGQPISA